The nucleotide window GCCCGCCGACCAGGCCGAGCAGGGTGGACTTGCCCGAACCGCTCGGGCCCATGATGGCCAGGGAGTCGCCCGGCTCCACGACCAGGTCCACCCCGTCGAGGGCGCGCACCTCCACCCCGTCGAGTCGGTAGACCTTGGTCACGCCGCTGGCGGTGACCACCGGCGGGGCGTCCATCAGCTCCCCGGCCAGTCCTGGCCGTCCCGCAGGCGCTCGGCGCCCCGGGAGACGACCCGCTCACCGTCCCGCAGCCCGGCGGCGATGGCAACCCGGTCCTCGCCGTCGGCCGCCACCCGGACCTGGCGCAGGCGCACCTTGCCGCCCTCGATCACGAACACGGCCTGGCCGCGCTCCCGGCCGACCAGAGCCGACCCGGGCACCGAGAGCGCGCCGCGGGCCCGGCGGACCTCGATCTGGGCGGTGGCCGTCATGCCCACCCGCGGGGTCGGCCGGCGCTCGTCCTCGGCGGCTTCGACGACCTCACCGAGCGTGAGGTCGACCTGGTAGGTCACCCCGCCGGCGGCGGACCGGCCCGACGGCGAGGGGGCGACCGCCACCCGGCGCACCCGGGCGGCGAACCTGGCGCCCGGGAACGCGTCGAGCTCGACCACGGCGGGCTGGCCGGCCCTGACCAGGGCCACGTCGGTCTCGTCGACCGAGGTGGCCACGGTCAGGCTGGCCACGTCGTAGACGGTGGCGACGGTCTGGCCGGCGGCGACCTCGGCGCCGGTCCGCAGCACGGGGCCGGTCTGAGCGCTTGCGGCCCCCCCGGTGAGGCCCTGCAGCGCCTGCTCGGCTCCTGCGGGCAGCGACGGCAGGGTCGGCACGCCCCCGCTCCCCCCGCCCGTGCCCGAGCGGCCGAGCTGCACCGTGCCGGACAGGGGGGCGCGGAGGGTGAGCCGGTCCCGTTGGCTCTCGGCCACCTCCACGGCGATGGCGGCCTGGGCCCGCTGCGCCGCGGTGGCCGCGTCGACGGAGCGGCGCACGGCGTCCACCTGCTGGTTGGCCACGTCGGCAGCCTGGCGCGCGGCACGGTCGGCACGCTGCTGGGCCTTGGCGATCCGCTCCTGGGCCTGGTCGAGCTGGTCGGCGAGCCGGCCCCGCTGGGGCTCGGGGAGGATGGGCAGGATGCCGCGCAGCGCGTTGAGCACCGCCTGGCTCGTGCTCGCGACCTGCGACTGGACGTCGTTGACGAGGGAGATGGCCGAGCCGGTGGACAGGGTCGGCACCACCGAGCCGAGCGAGGAGGCGGCGGCGAGGGCGGAGCGGGCCTGGCGGATCTGCGCGTCGACCAGGCTGGACGAGAGCTGGGCGACCACCTGGCCCTGGTGGACGCGGGCGCCGTCGGCCACGAGCAGGCGGTCGATCTGGCCGGCGGCGGGTGCGGCCAGGTCGGCCTGGGCGGCGGCCTCGAGCGACCCGGGCGCGTTGATGCGCTCGACAACGTCCGCGGTGCGCACGGCGTCGGCGGCGAAGCGCCGGTCCGGGCCGGAGCTGCACGCCCCCAGGGCGAGGGCGGCGGCCAGCAGGACGGACCCCAGCACCGGGAGCCCGCCCCGAGTCCTGAGCTGCATCCGGCACCCTCTCCCCTGCCCGAGCCGACCAGCGGGTAGGCGCCCTCACAAGGCGCCACGCCTCCTCGAACGAGAGCATAGAGGCGCCCTCCGACTTGCGCCCCCCATCCTCCCCACCCGGGCAGCGCTCGGGCAGCGGCTGGCGCTTCAGCTTCACCTGTCCCGCGGAGCAAGCGTCCCGGCAGACCTCATCGACAGCCTCGGCGATGTCCTCCCTACCCCGGGCAGCGGCTGGCGCTTCAGCGGGTGGGACGAAGTGGTAGCAGCTGGCGCCTGAGCAGGTTGGAGAGGAAGCGGTAGCGGCTGGCGCTTCAGCGGGTGGAGAGGAAGAAGTAGCAGCTACCGCTTGAGCAGGTTGGAGAGGAAGAAGTAGAGGTTGGCGGGCCGCTCGGCCAGCCGGCGCATGAAGTAGGGGTACCACTGGTCCCCGTAGGGGACGTAGACGCGCAGGCGGTAGCCCTCGGCCAGCACCTGCTCCTGGAGGTCCCGGCGGACCCCGTAGAGCATCTGGAACTCGAAGGTGTCCCGGTCCCGCTCGTACCTGGCGACCAGGGTCTTGGTCAGGCGGACGAGAACCGGGTCGTGGGTGGCCACCATCGGGTAGGGGTTGTCCTGGACGAGGGCGTCGAGCAGGCGGGCGTAGGCGCCGTCCACGCTCGCCTTCTCCGGGTAGGCGGCCTCGGGCGACTCCTGGTAGGCGCCCTTGACCAGCCGGACGGGCACGCCCCAGCGGTTCAGCCGCGCGAGGTCGTCGCGGGTGCGGTACAGGTATGCCTGCACGCACACGCCGATCTGGTCGTAGGACTCGGCGA belongs to Actinomycetes bacterium and includes:
- a CDS encoding efflux RND transporter periplasmic adaptor subunit, translated to MQLRTRGGLPVLGSVLLAAALALGACSSGPDRRFAADAVRTADVVERINAPGSLEAAAQADLAAPAAGQIDRLLVADGARVHQGQVVAQLSSSLVDAQIRQARSALAAASSLGSVVPTLSTGSAISLVNDVQSQVASTSQAVLNALRGILPILPEPQRGRLADQLDQAQERIAKAQQRADRAARQAADVANQQVDAVRRSVDAATAAQRAQAAIAVEVAESQRDRLTLRAPLSGTVQLGRSGTGGGSGGVPTLPSLPAGAEQALQGLTGGAASAQTGPVLRTGAEVAAGQTVATVYDVASLTVATSVDETDVALVRAGQPAVVELDAFPGARFAARVRRVAVAPSPSGRSAAGGVTYQVDLTLGEVVEAAEDERRPTPRVGMTATAQIEVRRARGALSVPGSALVGRERGQAVFVIEGGKVRLRQVRVAADGEDRVAIAAGLRDGERVVSRGAERLRDGQDWPGS
- a CDS encoding proline dehydrogenase family protein is translated as MLKATLLKAAGSPALKRQMTSNPVARRVAGRFIAGNTIDDADRVIRELNAKGASVALDYLGENTESEAQARESTAAYLAALDRIQEQGLDANISVKLTAMGLDIRPELALEEASRVAARGKEVGAMVGVDMEAHDYVERTLDTVRQLAESYDQIGVCVQAYLYRTRDDLARLNRWGVPVRLVKGAYQESPEAAYPEKASVDGAYARLLDALVQDNPYPMVATHDPVLVRLTKTLVARYERDRDTFEFQMLYGVRRDLQEQVLAEGYRLRVYVPYGDQWYPYFMRRLAERPANLYFFLSNLLKR